A window from Dehalococcoidia bacterium encodes these proteins:
- the rpsO gene encoding 30S ribosomal protein S15 yields the protein MLTKEKREEIISSYRVHDTDTGSPEVQVALLTARITELTDHLRTHKKDHHSRRGLLKLVGQRRRTLAYLNKSDVERYRAVIGRLGLRK from the coding sequence ATGCTAACCAAGGAAAAACGCGAGGAGATCATCTCCTCATACCGCGTGCACGACACGGACACCGGCTCGCCCGAAGTCCAGGTCGCCCTGCTGACGGCGCGCATCACCGAGCTGACCGACCACCTGCGCACGCACAAGAAGGACCACCACTCGCGCCGCGGCCTGCTCAAGCTCGTCGGTCAACGCCGCCGCACGCTCGCGTATCTCAATAAGAGCGACGTCGAGCGCTACCGCGCCGTCATCGGCCGGCTGGGCCTCCGCAAATAG
- the ccsB gene encoding c-type cytochrome biogenesis protein CcsB, translating into MSGLAGFSESLYWCGIVFAALASILYIAAAWGWRVVAQQAATSAGEVTLSERQPLPPIVGRLATACMVSTVAFLLTAMTTRSIATGHPPYSDMFEYLSAFGTTTAVFYLIFERRYHQRTLGAFAMPLSLLFLLLAQWVFSPKVEPLVPALQNNRLLAIHVACMVISYGALTVAFAATALYLVQGDANRFPRLPKARVMESLSYKAVLVGFPLLGLGIALGAYWGNIAWGRYWGWDPKETTALITWLIFAGFLHARSLAGWRGKRAAFIVVAGWAMITFNIFVVNFVISGLHSYAGA; encoded by the coding sequence ATGTCTGGTCTCGCGGGGTTTTCCGAATCGCTGTACTGGTGCGGCATCGTCTTCGCCGCGCTGGCGTCGATTCTGTACATCGCGGCGGCCTGGGGCTGGCGCGTGGTCGCGCAGCAGGCGGCGACCAGCGCCGGCGAGGTGACGCTGAGCGAGCGGCAGCCGCTGCCGCCGATCGTGGGCCGGCTCGCCACCGCCTGCATGGTGAGCACCGTCGCCTTCCTGCTCACGGCGATGACTACGCGCTCGATCGCCACCGGCCACCCGCCCTACTCCGACATGTTCGAGTACCTTTCGGCCTTCGGCACGACGACGGCGGTCTTCTACCTGATCTTCGAGCGGCGCTATCACCAGCGCACACTCGGCGCCTTCGCCATGCCGCTCTCGCTGCTCTTCCTGCTGCTGGCGCAGTGGGTGTTCTCGCCGAAGGTCGAGCCGCTCGTGCCGGCGCTGCAAAACAACCGCCTGCTGGCGATCCACGTCGCCTGTATGGTGATCAGCTACGGCGCCCTGACCGTGGCCTTCGCGGCGACGGCGCTCTACCTGGTGCAGGGCGACGCGAACCGCTTCCCGCGGCTGCCGAAGGCGCGGGTAATGGAGTCGCTCTCGTACAAGGCGGTGCTGGTCGGCTTCCCGCTTTTGGGGCTGGGCATCGCGCTGGGCGCTTACTGGGGCAACATCGCCTGGGGCCGCTACTGGGGCTGGGATCCGAAGGAGACGACGGCGCTGATCACCTGGCTGATCTTCGCCGGCTTCCTGCACGCCCGCAGCCTGGCCGGCTGGCGCGGCAAGCGCGCCGCCTTCATCGTCGTCGCCGGCTGGGCGATGATCACCTTCAACATCTTCGTGGTGAACTTCGTCATCTCCGGCCTGCACTCCTACGCCGGCGCGTGA
- a CDS encoding PIG-L deacetylase family protein has product MTTDATEQAQPAEPPRPKRALGIFAHPDDAEFLCGGTVAKLCAAGWEVRYIVATSGDKGTKDPALTPAMLANMREAEQSAAGAALGVKECLYLRHPDGFLEDGPALRGQIVRLLRRYRPDTVITWDGFRRGFNHRDHRNIGIATYDALFPAVRDPLYYPDDIADGMPHHRVGEILLAGSDQPDYFVDVADFIETKARAIYCHWSQIEQKPWEEFYKEYRERGEKGGREGGVPFTEAFRRVTMRT; this is encoded by the coding sequence ATGACGACAGACGCCACGGAACAAGCGCAGCCCGCCGAGCCGCCGCGACCGAAGCGAGCGCTGGGCATCTTTGCCCACCCCGACGACGCCGAGTTTCTCTGCGGCGGCACGGTGGCGAAGCTCTGCGCCGCCGGCTGGGAGGTGCGCTACATCGTCGCCACCAGCGGCGACAAGGGCACCAAAGATCCGGCGCTGACGCCCGCCATGCTCGCCAACATGCGCGAGGCCGAGCAGAGTGCGGCCGGCGCGGCGCTGGGCGTCAAAGAGTGCCTCTACCTGCGCCACCCGGACGGCTTCCTGGAGGACGGTCCGGCGCTGCGCGGGCAGATTGTGCGCCTGCTGCGCCGCTACCGGCCAGACACGGTGATCACCTGGGACGGCTTCCGCCGCGGCTTCAACCACCGCGACCATCGCAACATCGGCATCGCCACCTACGACGCGCTCTTTCCCGCCGTGCGCGACCCGCTCTACTACCCGGATGACATCGCCGACGGTATGCCGCACCACCGCGTGGGCGAGATCCTGCTTGCCGGCAGCGACCAGCCCGACTATTTCGTGGACGTCGCCGACTTCATCGAGACGAAGGCGCGGGCGATCTACTGCCACTGGAGCCAGATCGAGCAGAAACCGTGGGAGGAGTTCTACAAGGAGTACCGTGAGCGCGGCGAGAAGGGCGGCCGCGAGGGCGGCGTGCCTTTCACGGAAGCGTTCCGCCGCGTTACGATGCGAACGTAA
- a CDS encoding glycosyltransferase, whose protein sequence is MSATTEPLPCTPPAGGTEGRRRRLAVLCYHTSPAARPGGQDAGGMNVYVREAARALAERGCAVDIFTRATSMKAATETLAPGVRLVHVEAGPRRRVEKARLGEFLPEFVRGVAEFRLQTGLRYELLHSHYWLSGLAGLQLQRRWDVPHVTMFHTLGEVKNRARVGEHESVERIAGEHAIVRSADRIVCATAHERSLLRDLYHAQADALETIPCGVDVSLFYPRTAAEQASARAQLGLDSSERVLLYAGRVEPLKGLDVAIDALATLEQPRPLLLIVGGDGHAAGEIRRLRARGEAAGVADRLRFAGSVPQAELPAIYSLADVCVVPSFYESFGMAALEAQACGTPVVASRVGGLPSAVRDGVTGFLVPWRCPQPFAEQIDLLLRNEALRRRFGESAHEWALGFRWHAIAERLDTLYDEVLAERALARACHPDEADGHKAGHVRCDVA, encoded by the coding sequence GTGAGCGCCACGACCGAACCGCTCCCCTGTACCCCGCCGGCCGGCGGCACTGAGGGCCGCCGGCGCCGGCTGGCCGTGCTTTGCTACCACACCTCGCCCGCCGCGCGGCCCGGCGGTCAGGACGCCGGCGGCATGAATGTGTATGTGCGCGAAGCGGCGCGGGCGCTGGCGGAACGCGGCTGCGCCGTCGACATCTTTACGCGCGCCACGAGCATGAAGGCGGCGACCGAGACGCTGGCGCCGGGCGTGCGCCTCGTCCACGTCGAGGCCGGGCCGCGCCGGCGCGTGGAGAAGGCGCGGCTGGGCGAGTTCCTGCCGGAGTTCGTGCGTGGCGTGGCCGAGTTCCGCCTGCAAACCGGGCTGCGCTACGAGCTGCTGCACAGCCACTACTGGCTCTCGGGCCTGGCCGGCCTCCAGCTGCAGCGGCGCTGGGACGTGCCCCACGTCACCATGTTCCACACGCTGGGCGAGGTGAAGAACCGGGCGCGCGTGGGCGAGCACGAGAGCGTCGAGCGCATCGCCGGCGAGCACGCGATCGTGCGAAGCGCCGATCGCATCGTCTGCGCCACCGCACACGAGCGCAGCCTGCTGCGCGACCTCTACCACGCGCAGGCCGACGCGCTGGAGACGATTCCCTGCGGCGTCGATGTCTCGCTCTTCTACCCGCGAACCGCCGCCGAGCAGGCCTCTGCCCGCGCTCAACTCGGCCTGGACAGCAGCGAGCGCGTGCTGCTCTACGCGGGGCGGGTCGAGCCGCTGAAGGGGCTGGACGTGGCGATCGACGCGCTGGCGACGCTGGAGCAACCGCGTCCGCTGCTGCTGATCGTCGGCGGCGACGGCCACGCGGCGGGCGAGATCCGGCGGCTGCGGGCGCGCGGCGAGGCGGCGGGCGTGGCGGATCGTCTGCGCTTCGCCGGCTCCGTGCCGCAGGCGGAACTGCCGGCGATCTACTCGCTGGCGGACGTCTGCGTCGTGCCCTCGTTCTACGAAAGCTTCGGCATGGCGGCGCTGGAGGCGCAGGCCTGCGGCACGCCGGTCGTCGCCTCGCGCGTGGGCGGGCTGCCCTCCGCGGTGCGCGACGGCGTCACCGGTTTTCTCGTACCCTGGCGCTGCCCGCAGCCCTTCGCCGAACAGATCGACCTGCTCCTGCGCAACGAGGCGCTGCGCCGGCGCTTCGGCGAATCGGCGCACGAGTGGGCGCTGGGCTTCCGCTGGCATGCGATCGCCGAACGGCTGGATACGCTCTACGACGAGGTGCTGGCCGAGCGTGCCCTCGCCCGCGCCTGCCACCCCGACGAGGCGGACGGCCACAAAGCCGGCCATGTGCGCTGCGACGTAGCGTAG
- the folE gene encoding GTP cyclohydrolase I FolE — MASQFSTNGKTADSSTHPGGIDQERVQAAVREIIEAVGEDPRREGLIDTPRRIADMYGEIFAGLWQDPRDLLAVTFDEGHDEMVILKDIPFYSLCEHHFLPFHGVAHVGYIPEGRVVGISKIARVVEAFAKRPQLQERLTAQIADCILDALQPDGVAVVVEAEHLCMTMRGVKKPGSRMVTSAVRGHFKERSVSRSEFLTLLRSKA; from the coding sequence ATGGCATCCCAGTTCAGCACGAACGGCAAGACGGCAGACAGCAGTACCCACCCGGGCGGCATCGACCAGGAGCGTGTGCAGGCGGCGGTACGGGAGATCATTGAGGCGGTGGGCGAGGATCCGCGGCGCGAGGGGCTGATCGACACGCCGCGGCGCATCGCCGACATGTACGGCGAGATCTTCGCCGGCCTCTGGCAGGATCCGCGCGATCTGCTTGCCGTGACCTTCGACGAGGGCCACGACGAGATGGTGATCCTCAAGGACATCCCCTTCTACTCGCTCTGCGAGCACCACTTCCTGCCCTTTCACGGTGTGGCGCACGTCGGCTACATCCCCGAAGGGCGCGTGGTCGGCATCAGCAAGATCGCCCGCGTGGTCGAAGCGTTCGCCAAGCGGCCGCAGTTGCAGGAGCGGCTCACCGCGCAGATCGCCGACTGCATCCTCGACGCGCTGCAGCCCGACGGCGTGGCCGTCGTGGTCGAGGCGGAGCACCTGTGCATGACCATGCGCGGCGTGAAGAAGCCCGGCAGCCGCATGGTCACCTCGGCGGTGCGCGGCCACTTCAAGGAGCGCAGCGTCAGCCGCTCCGAGTTTCTCACTCTGCTGCGGAGCAAGGCGTGA
- the thrC gene encoding threonine synthase, which yields MPTDVRMTEQQQGVLARYADRLPLTPATPRFTLGEGSTPLVRSRRLVERVGCERLYFKLEGCNPSGSFKDRGMVVAVAKAAEAGASAIMCASTGNTSASAAAYAAYLGLTCYVAIPAGKIAMGKLAQAVAYGSTILAIEGNFDDALRLVRELTAKHGIALVNSVNPHRLEGQKTAAFEIVDTLGDAPDALCIPVGNAGNISAYWQGFCEYAEAGLASKHPRLLGFQAAGAAPLVSGTPVDVPKTVASAIEIGRPASWPLAVRARDESAGSITAVTDDEILAAQRLLASEEGVFGEPASAAPVAGLLRLVREGQRFAGQTLVCVITGNGLKDLDAALRIAPLRHDVPADAAAIERALGLG from the coding sequence ATGCCTACCGACGTGCGGATGACTGAGCAGCAGCAGGGCGTGCTCGCCCGCTACGCCGACCGTCTGCCCCTGACCCCCGCGACGCCGCGCTTCACCCTCGGCGAAGGCAGTACACCGCTGGTGCGATCGCGCCGCCTGGTCGAGCGCGTCGGCTGCGAGCGGCTCTACTTCAAGCTGGAAGGCTGCAACCCCAGCGGCTCGTTCAAGGACCGCGGCATGGTGGTGGCCGTGGCCAAGGCGGCCGAGGCCGGCGCGAGCGCGATTATGTGCGCCTCCACGGGCAACACCAGCGCCTCGGCCGCGGCGTACGCCGCCTACCTCGGGCTCACCTGTTATGTCGCCATTCCCGCCGGCAAGATCGCGATGGGCAAGCTCGCCCAGGCCGTCGCCTACGGCTCGACCATCCTCGCGATCGAGGGCAACTTCGACGACGCGCTGCGACTGGTACGCGAGCTGACGGCGAAGCACGGCATAGCGCTGGTCAATTCGGTCAACCCGCACCGGCTCGAAGGTCAGAAGACGGCGGCGTTCGAAATCGTCGATACGCTGGGCGACGCTCCGGATGCGCTGTGCATCCCCGTGGGCAACGCCGGCAATATCTCGGCCTACTGGCAGGGATTTTGCGAGTACGCCGAGGCCGGCCTCGCCTCGAAGCACCCGCGCCTGCTCGGCTTCCAGGCGGCCGGCGCCGCACCGCTCGTCTCCGGCACGCCGGTAGACGTGCCGAAGACCGTCGCCAGCGCGATCGAGATCGGCCGTCCCGCCTCCTGGCCGCTCGCCGTGCGGGCGCGCGACGAGTCGGCCGGCAGCATTACCGCGGTGACGGACGACGAAATCCTCGCGGCGCAGCGGCTGCTGGCTTCGGAGGAGGGCGTCTTCGGCGAGCCGGCCAGCGCCGCGCCGGTGGCCGGCCTGCTGCGGCTCGTGCGTGAGGGACAACGCTTCGCCGGGCAAACGCTGGTCTGCGTGATCACCGGCAACGGCCTCAAAGACCTCGACGCCGCGCTGCGCATCGCCCCGCTGCGCCACGATGTGCCCGCCGACGCCGCGGCGATCGAGCGAGCGCTGGGGCTGGGCTGA
- a CDS encoding homoserine dehydrogenase, whose translation MAPRNGAREGAIGIGLMGLGTVGGGVAEILTERAEVYARRVGRPLRLRAVLVRDGTKPRRTSIDRGLISTDPRRILDDDAIQIVIEAMGGEHPALEYMTEAIERGKHVVTASKEVMAKHGPRLLALAHEHGVEILYEASVGGGIPLIAPLKRDLLANELTNVRAIINGTTNYILTRMSNEGSDFAVALAAAQNLGYAEPDPTADVEGIDAAYKLAILASLAFRSEVHPDQVYREGITRLTARDFRYAQELGYAIKLLAIGRRSDGGLEARVHPAFVPADAPLAKVDGVFNAVQLEGDLLGAVLFQGRGAGSMPTTSAVVADVIDLARTLAQGGAEPAPHVRDLPCLVRGMEAVRTRYYIRIQVADQAGVLAQITRILGEGYGISIASVIQKETDEAAQTAELVIMTHEAVEASMQKALGELRQLAVVAAIGNVIRVEDHAHGQQ comes from the coding sequence GTGGCACCCCGTAACGGCGCCCGCGAAGGCGCGATCGGCATCGGCCTCATGGGCCTTGGCACCGTGGGCGGCGGCGTCGCCGAGATCCTGACGGAGCGGGCGGAGGTTTACGCCCGCCGTGTGGGCCGGCCGCTGCGGCTTCGTGCCGTGCTCGTGCGCGACGGCACGAAGCCGCGCCGCACCAGCATCGACCGCGGTCTGATCTCCACCGACCCGCGCCGCATCCTCGACGACGACGCGATTCAGATCGTGATCGAAGCGATGGGCGGCGAGCATCCGGCGCTGGAGTACATGACCGAGGCGATCGAACGGGGCAAGCACGTCGTCACCGCCAGCAAGGAGGTGATGGCGAAGCATGGGCCGCGGCTGCTGGCGCTCGCGCATGAGCACGGCGTCGAGATCCTCTACGAGGCCAGTGTCGGCGGCGGCATCCCGCTGATCGCGCCGCTCAAGCGCGACCTGCTCGCCAACGAGCTAACCAACGTGCGCGCGATCATCAACGGCACGACCAACTACATCCTCACACGCATGAGCAACGAGGGCAGCGACTTCGCGGTCGCGCTCGCCGCCGCCCAGAACCTCGGCTACGCGGAGCCGGACCCGACGGCCGACGTGGAAGGGATCGACGCCGCCTACAAGCTGGCGATCCTCGCCAGCCTCGCCTTCCGCTCGGAGGTGCACCCCGACCAGGTCTACCGCGAGGGGATCACCAGGCTCACCGCGCGCGACTTCCGCTACGCGCAGGAGCTGGGCTACGCGATCAAGCTGCTGGCGATCGGCCGGCGCAGCGACGGCGGCCTCGAGGCGCGGGTGCATCCGGCCTTCGTGCCCGCCGACGCGCCGCTGGCCAAAGTCGACGGCGTCTTCAACGCGGTGCAGCTCGAAGGCGATCTGCTCGGCGCCGTGCTCTTCCAGGGCCGCGGCGCCGGCTCGATGCCCACCACCAGCGCCGTCGTCGCCGACGTGATCGACCTGGCGCGCACGCTGGCGCAGGGCGGCGCCGAGCCGGCCCCGCATGTGCGGGATCTGCCCTGCCTGGTGCGCGGCATGGAGGCGGTGCGCACGCGCTACTACATCCGCATCCAGGTCGCCGACCAGGCGGGCGTGCTGGCGCAGATCACGCGTATTCTGGGCGAGGGCTACGGCATCAGCATCGCCTCGGTCATCCAAAAGGAGACCGACGAGGCCGCGCAGACCGCCGAGCTGGTGATCATGACGCACGAGGCCGTCGAGGCGTCCATGCAGAAGGCGCTGGGCGAGCTGCGGCAGCTCGCCGTGGTCGCGGCGATCGGCAACGTGATCCGGGTCGAGGACCACGCCCATGGTCAGCAGTGA
- a CDS encoding SurA N-terminal domain-containing protein — MVRSHQHNDRGARLAWLVGGGIGLLVLLLVGVGYYNDNIGPARDTALRVGKHNVSLGYFRDRLKAATLDNNGPGTQADAFNKLTAVTDTIEEEQVYLQRAASLGVSVDDQDIAAAAAQLVQAPTSNGKLDPKDYAVYEFDVRAQLQKDGLSLGQFREIARANALKSKLLDHFKAGVPAQTLAVKGEAMTFTSEEKARAAQQRLENGDAFTDVASDLIASPSDGHARPFDFTPVPYGILVSPLGAPNVEDVASKLSPGEVSDVIKIDSTSSSSTPTWVLLTITDRDASHTVSDVQKQQIASAQRDKWLADQKTALGVKSFMDQGKQLWAVQHMGLPLQARATPTPAAPPGNPGAAPGAPAVPGSQSGPQLPSASAPAGVPAGVPTAPSLPPVPGGTP; from the coding sequence GTGGTGCGTTCGCACCAGCACAACGATCGGGGCGCCCGCCTCGCCTGGCTGGTGGGCGGCGGCATTGGGCTGCTCGTGCTGCTGTTGGTCGGCGTCGGTTACTACAACGACAACATCGGCCCGGCCCGTGACACGGCGCTGCGTGTCGGCAAGCACAACGTGAGCCTCGGCTACTTCCGCGACCGGCTGAAGGCAGCGACGTTGGACAACAACGGCCCCGGCACACAGGCCGACGCCTTCAACAAGCTCACCGCGGTCACCGACACGATCGAAGAGGAGCAGGTTTATCTGCAGCGCGCCGCCTCGCTCGGCGTCAGCGTCGACGATCAGGACATCGCCGCCGCCGCGGCCCAGCTTGTGCAGGCGCCGACGAGCAACGGCAAGCTCGACCCCAAGGACTACGCGGTCTACGAATTCGACGTGCGGGCTCAACTGCAAAAAGACGGCCTTTCGCTTGGCCAGTTCCGCGAGATCGCCCGCGCCAACGCGCTCAAGAGCAAGCTGCTCGACCATTTCAAGGCCGGCGTGCCCGCGCAAACGCTCGCCGTCAAAGGCGAGGCGATGACCTTCACCTCAGAAGAGAAGGCCCGCGCGGCGCAGCAGCGGCTCGAAAACGGCGACGCCTTTACCGATGTCGCCAGTGACCTGATCGCCAGCCCCAGCGACGGCCACGCGCGGCCCTTCGACTTCACGCCCGTGCCCTACGGCATCCTGGTTTCGCCGCTGGGCGCGCCGAACGTCGAAGATGTCGCCAGCAAGCTCTCGCCGGGAGAAGTGAGCGACGTGATCAAGATCGACTCGACCAGTTCCAGCAGCACGCCGACCTGGGTGCTGCTCACGATCACCGATCGCGATGCGAGCCACACGGTCAGCGACGTGCAGAAGCAGCAGATCGCCTCGGCGCAGCGCGACAAGTGGCTGGCCGACCAGAAGACGGCACTCGGCGTCAAATCGTTCATGGACCAGGGCAAGCAGCTCTGGGCCGTGCAGCACATGGGCCTGCCGCTCCAGGCCAGGGCCACGCCGACGCCGGCGGCGCCGCCCGGCAATCCGGGCGCGGCGCCCGGGGCGCCGGCCGTGCCGGGCAGCCAGTCCGGCCCGCAACTGCCCTCCGCTTCCGCGCCGGCCGGAGTGCCCGCGGGCGTCCCCACCGCGCCATCGCTGCCGCCGGTGCCCGGTGGCACCCCGTAA
- the rpsR gene encoding 30S ribosomal protein S18 has translation MTTQPEPFPGAAPPAPAAGGPAGAAPGGPGGPGGPRGERPRRRTRFIPRRRVCDFCVKKIDKIDYKDTNTLGRYISERGKIEPRRKMGTCSRHQRTLTVALKRARHIALLPFTGVHMRESGFYRPRG, from the coding sequence GTGACAACGCAACCTGAACCTTTTCCCGGCGCTGCGCCGCCTGCACCCGCGGCGGGCGGCCCGGCCGGCGCCGCCCCCGGAGGGCCGGGTGGACCCGGCGGGCCGCGCGGCGAACGACCGCGGCGCAGAACGCGCTTCATACCGCGGCGGCGGGTATGCGACTTCTGCGTCAAGAAGATCGATAAGATCGACTACAAGGACACGAACACGCTCGGCCGCTACATCTCCGAGCGGGGCAAGATCGAGCCGCGCCGCAAAATGGGCACCTGCTCCAGGCACCAGCGCACGCTGACCGTGGCGCTGAAGCGCGCCCGGCACATCGCGCTGCTGCCCTTCACCGGCGTGCACATGCGCGAGTCCGGCTTTTACCGGCCGCGCGGCTAG
- a CDS encoding single-stranded DNA-binding protein, with amino-acid sequence MAGLNKVMIIGNLGRDPEMRFTANGSAVTNFTVAVSRQYSSADGERREETEWVRVVTWNKLAEQCNQFLQKGRRVYVEGRLQTRSWDGQDGQKRYTTEVVAQDVQFLDRAGAPAAAGNGGRDAMMDGEINDPDDLPFE; translated from the coding sequence ATGGCGGGCCTGAACAAGGTGATGATCATCGGCAACCTCGGCCGCGACCCGGAGATGCGGTTCACGGCCAACGGCAGCGCGGTCACGAACTTCACCGTCGCGGTCAGCCGCCAGTACAGCTCGGCCGACGGCGAACGCCGCGAAGAGACCGAGTGGGTGCGGGTGGTGACCTGGAACAAGCTGGCCGAGCAGTGCAACCAGTTCTTGCAAAAGGGCCGGCGCGTCTACGTCGAGGGCCGCCTGCAGACGCGGTCGTGGGACGGGCAGGACGGCCAAAAGCGCTACACGACGGAAGTCGTGGCGCAGGACGTGCAGTTCCTCGATCGCGCGGGCGCGCCCGCTGCCGCTGGCAACGGCGGCCGCGACGCGATGATGGACGGCGAGATCAACGACCCCGACGATCTGCCGTTCGAGTAG
- the rpsF gene encoding 30S ribosomal protein S6 — protein MHQYELVTILSPQIGEEEVPAAVERINTYIANRGGEVTNVDQWGRRRLAYPIKRFTEGTYVVTELKLPAPSVAELEANLRISEEVIRHLIVRTDEK, from the coding sequence GTGCATCAGTACGAGCTGGTCACGATCCTGAGTCCGCAGATCGGCGAGGAAGAGGTGCCGGCCGCGGTCGAGCGGATCAACACCTACATCGCCAACCGCGGCGGCGAGGTCACCAATGTCGACCAGTGGGGCCGGCGGCGGCTGGCCTATCCGATCAAGCGCTTCACCGAGGGCACGTACGTGGTGACGGAGCTGAAGCTGCCGGCGCCCAGCGTGGCCGAGCTGGAGGCGAACCTGCGCATCTCCGAAGAGGTGATCCGTCACCTGATCGTGCGCACGGACGAGAAATAG
- the glyA gene encoding serine hydroxymethyltransferase, with product MAQLVDARQSLAEQDPEVFAAVRSEEHRQRFKLEMIASENYTSQAVLEAVGTVLTNKYAEGYPGARYYGGCEFVDIVENLARDRAKQLFGAEYANVQPHAGAQANMAAYFAVLEPGDTAMGLNLAQGGHLSHGLPVNFSGRLYNFVPYGVDRESEQIDFAALAQTARECRPKLIVAGATAYPRTLDFDQFRAVADDVGARLMVDMAHISGLVAAGVHPSPVPMSDIVTSTTHKTLRGPRSAFILCKAELGKAIDRAVFPGLQGGPLMHVVAGKAVAFGEAMRPAFRDYQLAVLQNARTLAADLQAGGVRIVSGGTDTHLLLCDLTGLGMSGKKAERLLDEAGITVNKNTIPYDQRPPTIASGIRVGTPALTTRGMGVAEMRRIAGWMLEVLQSGGEATVTQRVRGDVEELCARFPVPGIAA from the coding sequence ATGGCGCAGTTGGTCGACGCACGCCAGAGCCTTGCCGAGCAAGACCCGGAAGTCTTCGCCGCCGTGCGCAGCGAAGAGCACCGCCAGCGCTTCAAGCTGGAGATGATCGCCTCTGAAAACTACACCAGCCAGGCCGTGCTCGAAGCCGTCGGCACCGTGCTCACCAACAAGTACGCCGAGGGCTACCCCGGCGCCCGCTACTACGGCGGCTGCGAGTTCGTCGATATCGTCGAGAACCTGGCGCGCGACCGGGCGAAGCAGCTTTTCGGCGCCGAGTACGCCAACGTGCAGCCCCATGCCGGCGCCCAGGCGAACATGGCCGCCTACTTCGCCGTGCTCGAGCCGGGCGACACGGCGATGGGCCTCAACCTCGCGCAGGGCGGGCACCTTTCGCACGGCCTTCCCGTCAACTTCTCCGGCCGGCTCTACAACTTCGTGCCCTACGGTGTGGACCGCGAGAGCGAGCAGATCGACTTCGCCGCGCTGGCGCAGACGGCGCGCGAGTGCCGGCCGAAGCTGATCGTCGCCGGCGCCACGGCATACCCACGCACGCTCGACTTCGACCAGTTCCGCGCCGTGGCCGACGACGTTGGCGCCAGGCTGATGGTGGACATGGCGCACATCAGCGGCCTCGTCGCCGCCGGCGTGCATCCCAGCCCCGTGCCGATGTCGGATATCGTCACATCGACCACGCACAAGACCCTGCGCGGCCCGCGCAGCGCCTTCATCCTCTGCAAGGCCGAGCTGGGCAAGGCGATCGACCGCGCGGTCTTCCCCGGCCTGCAGGGCGGCCCGTTAATGCACGTCGTCGCCGGCAAGGCCGTCGCCTTCGGCGAGGCGATGCGGCCCGCCTTCCGCGACTACCAGCTCGCCGTGCTGCAGAACGCCCGCACCCTGGCAGCGGACCTGCAGGCCGGCGGCGTGCGCATCGTCTCCGGCGGCACAGACACGCACCTGCTGCTCTGCGACCTCACCGGCCTCGGCATGAGCGGCAAGAAGGCCGAGCGCCTGCTGGACGAGGCCGGCATCACCGTCAACAAGAACACGATCCCCTACGACCAGCGCCCGCCCACGATCGCCAGCGGCATCCGCGTCGGCACGCCGGCGCTGACCACGCGCGGTATGGGTGTGGCCGAGATGCGCCGCATCGCCGGCTGGATGCTCGAGGTGTTGCAGAGCGGCGGTGAGGCGACGGTGACGCAGCGCGTGCGCGGCGATGTCGAGGAGCTGTGCGCCCGCTTCCCCGTGCCGGGCATCGCTGCCTGA
- the raiA gene encoding ribosome-associated translation inhibitor RaiA, translated as MQLTFKGQGLAVPDPIKAHARRRFTRLDRYLPESTELVLELRREETRAAEQRYIVQATLNDGRRIVRAEERARDLEAAIDAAADKLARQARRYRQRRRQKDRTSFTRSLVSEPANPAVAEIDVSDDDDEAAPISPEDVVRVKRFPMKPMTVEEAIQQADLLGHDFFLFFKADEKTYGLLYKRNDGGYGLILPEVS; from the coding sequence ATGCAGCTTACCTTCAAAGGTCAGGGGCTGGCGGTGCCGGACCCGATCAAGGCGCATGCGCGGCGGCGCTTCACGCGGCTTGACCGCTACCTTCCGGAGAGCACGGAGCTGGTGCTGGAGCTGCGCCGCGAGGAGACGCGCGCGGCCGAGCAGCGCTACATCGTGCAGGCCACGCTCAACGACGGCCGCCGCATCGTACGCGCCGAGGAACGCGCCCGCGACCTGGAGGCCGCCATCGATGCGGCCGCCGACAAGCTGGCGCGCCAGGCGCGGCGCTACCGGCAGCGCCGCCGGCAGAAGGACCGCACCTCCTTCACCCGCTCGCTCGTGAGCGAGCCGGCCAACCCCGCCGTGGCGGAGATCGACGTTTCGGATGACGACGACGAGGCCGCGCCGATCTCGCCGGAGGACGTGGTCCGCGTCAAGCGCTTCCCGATGAAGCCGATGACCGTGGAGGAGGCGATCCAGCAGGCCGATCTGCTCGGCCACGATTTCTTCCTCTTCTTCAAAGCCGACGAGAAGACGTACGGCCTGCTCTACAAGCGCAACGACGGCGGCTACGGCCTGATCCTGCCCGAGGTATCGTGA